The Triticum dicoccoides isolate Atlit2015 ecotype Zavitan chromosome 6A, WEW_v2.0, whole genome shotgun sequence genome has a window encoding:
- the LOC119318353 gene encoding cytochrome b5 domain-containing protein RLF-like gives MADGDSSDFTFCKVDYAENDGRLDSPNSMAVASMTLEDVAGDGETKKVQDDKQIVNPVTDEKSSSISSHANGVSLREPNLKEPVVPTSSGESVQSNVAQPKPVKKSAVRAKVPFEKGFSPMDWLKLTRTHPDLAGLKGQSNRRLISLEEVKQHKTGDCIWTVLKGRVYNIGPYMKFHPGGVDMLMKGAGKDCTALFNKYHAWVNAEFLLEKCLVGYLDPNE, from the exons ATGGCGGATGGGGACTCGTCCGACTTCACCTTCTGCAAG GTTGACTATGCTGAAAATGATGGTCGTTTGGACTCCCCTAATTCCATGGCTGTGGCAAGTATGACACTGGAGGATGTTGCCGGTGATGGTGAGACTAAGAAGGTTCAGGATGACAAGCAAATAGTCAATCCAGTTACTGATGAAAAATCTAGTTCCATATCTAGTCACGCCAATGGTGTATCGCTTCGAGAGCCCAATTTAAAAGAACCAGTTGTACCAACCAGTAGTGGAGAGTCTGTGCAGTCAAATGTGGCTCAACCAAAACCTGTAAAGAAATCTGCGGTACGGGCAAAGGTTCCTTTTGAGAAGGGATTTAGCCCAATGGACTGGCTTAAGCTGACTCGTACACATCCAGATCTGGCAG GGCTCAAGGGACAGTCAAATCGGAGGTTAATTTCTTTGGAAGAAGTTAAGCAGCATAAAACTGGAGATTGTATCTGGACAGTTTTAAAAGGTCGTGTGTACAATATTGGTCCCTACATGAAATTTCATCCTGGAG GAGTTGATATGCTTATGAAGGGTGCTGGAAAAGACTGCACTGCTTTGTTCA ATAAATACCATGCCTGGGTGAACGCAGAGTTCCTCTTGGAGAAATGCCTTGTGGGATACCTTGATCCCAATGAGTAG